The DNA region cattatTTATTAAAGCGATTGTACGGCACTTGCGCACTccatgactatatataacattacttaaaaaaattacttcaaACTTTGAATTCCTATGAATGTAGTGCTCCCAAATGAAAGCTCTTTTTACAACAATTACGTGTTGATGTGGTCGACCGATATGTAGCATTTTGGAAATGCTTTTTGCTCTTTGAAAGTGAGATTCATGCCCCTAAAGGATTGACTACTTAAAAATGCTATCAAGTTAAtaattttgtatgagaattttgcattttgcattttaaTCTGATTGTGGTGACTCGTCATGCTCGAGACTGGACTTCACTTTAATATTTGCTTACTATTATTAAGGTCATACTTCCAACATCTCATATCAGTAGCCAAATTCTTGGAGATTTCATGATTGATTAATTTGGAATTTATGTTGATCTGGTTGTGCAATAAGGCATACTCAAGATCTTTCTCATTAGGCATGGGAGGAATACCTTGGGTCATAATGTCAGAGGTAAATTAACCTTGAATCTACATCAATTATGATCAAAGTAGTTGGGATGAAAGTCAATCTGGCATCAGAGCCAACGGTTGACTAAAACTACAAGTTGTTTCTTGAGGCAAAATATCACAAAGTAATTAGTGCTTGATTACTCAAGAataaaattttgatgatttatatCTGATTAATAAtgcaaattaagttagaaaagtaGGGAAACTCGAATGCATTGATCATGGATATAATGTGCTTTATGTAATGCATGAATGGTAGGTCATTTCGTTAGGCAAAGAAGTTAAGCTTAACTTCCAGTATTTGACATACTCATGTTACAACAGAGtttaaaaaactatttcatcACAACCCATCATGCTTAAATAATTGTTCAATACAAATTTCAGTTCTAAGAACACATCAAAACCTCCTCTATGTCTTGATAGCTTGTTGCACACTAATTACAAAACCTTGATGTCATAGTTATAACCAAAAGCTTGACCCTTAGAGGTAGGCACAAcctaagaaaacaaagaaaatttcttTCGAGTCAACAATGTAGAACACGTTTGCTTTCATCCATGTAGCCATCCATGCAATTTTGTGCTCAATTTATGAACTCAAAATCCAGCCCAACaagtgaaaaaagaagaagcatttTTTGCTAATTGAAGGAAAGAAtatagaacaaaaaaaaaaatatagaacctACTTCACTAGGTACCAGTGGGTGTTGAACATTTTGCCTGCATAGTTGAAGGAAAAAATGTATTAGTAAGGAGTACAAAAACATAGAACAGCATACTAGAAATCATACCGTATAAACTGTGCTAACTTGAGTTGGGGGGGTTGGTTGTATTTCATTTGATCCACTTAATTGGATGGGCTAGTAGAAATTAAAAGTGTGTCAATATAACAAAATCTATACACTAGTAacaaagtaaattaaaaactacaaaGAGTGCTTCAAACCTTTTGTTTCttattgttctttttcttctttttttatagatttttcaaTTGTGGAAACTTTTTGTTGTGTTGGTTGCCTTTCTTTACCTCCCACACATTTGGATTGAAGActtttttttaccattttttgtacttttttacacaaaccccagagagagagagagagagagaggttattACCTTCGTTTTGGTGCGTAAAATGTTGCAATATTGTGGATGGACAAATCGTTAGTGTAGGagaaaagaagttttatttatttgttttgtgaAACTGGGTGGGAGGTTGAACCAGCAATACAGAAGAGGagggagaaaaacaaagagtCTAAAAGAAGCTTCCATGAATCTGTTTTGaccttttattgttttattttatttttcctgtacTTATCCACCTTGACACCATTTGTGCGTTTCCTACAATATAGGGAGCTGCCCTATAGCATCCCtctttattgttttgttttattttttattttattttttctatatttatccATCTTGGCACCATTCGTGCGTTTCATGCAATATAGAGAGCTTCCATGtagcagctctctctctctttttttagatgaaattcACTATTTTTCATACGACTTGAACAAGACTTGCAAGTCATGAATTTGCATAAATTAATTTCAATGCTAACATTTTGACAAATATGTTGAATGCCACGTTTTAGTTTATTAACTAAAAGTGTTCTATGCAAAAATAgattccataaaaataaattcacaaattaatataatcacaaattaatatgattttatataatatattaaatatattttataataaaaataattttacaatataatacttgtaaatttactttttatcaAATCTCTTTacggttaaaatatttttatttattaatagtttGACGGGGAATTGAAGAAAttgatgggtttttttttttttttttttggtattattctcggtcatttaaaaaaaaaaaaaaaaaaaccagtagCAATTTCCTTTGCTGAGGTTTCAGAGCCCTTGCTCCACCGCTTGTTTGGCAGTTCCGCATTTGTCAAACAAAGGTGAAAGGAGCAAGGGAGATAAACACCATGAAATTCTTCAAGGCATGCAAACCAAGTCTTTCGGCTCTATTTCATGGCCACAGAAATTCAATCTCAAGCACACCTGCTGCAGCCAGTCTGCCAGTTAGGATCTGAACCATGCCCCACGaccaaaaagaaaggagaaagaaaacaaaaaagaaaatcatataaatgGTGTCAAAGCAATGAAATTTCCCAGCAAAAACCATTGCATTTTTCGAATTCCAACAGTTCATCAAAGGCCAACATAATGAATCCGAATAATAGTAAGAAACCAACCATATCCTTCACATTCAAAACAGGAGTATCGTccaataaatgaaaatttaacAGTGAAATAACATTCTTCAAAAGTTAACCGCCTACTCTTACTGTACAACAACGAACCCAGTATTAAGACTTTTAGACCACAATTCACATCAGATTGCAATGCCAATTCTCAACTCATCAAACAAACACTCACTCGGCCTCGGCCCACTGTCAAAGCAATGTCCCTTCAGACCATCCTCAGCGAATAAATTCTAATCACATTATGTGGGAAAAAACCCACTCAAAGCCGGAACAATTGCTGAACTTGGAAACCTGCCATGCTTGGTACTCTCAACATCGAACTCAAATTCAGCCACAAATAGTTTAACATTGTCAAACATGTAAACAATTAcattattaaatatgaaaatgccaAATTTAAGGCAGGACAGACTTACAAGCAACATTAGAACATGATAACGCCAGAAGCCAaatccaaaacaacaaaaaccttCTTTCAAGCAGCTTCAGGACTAGATATACATAAAAATACACCTATAACTAGACCTAAAATCCATCCAatcattagaaaataaattaagtcttaCACTAATTCTATGGTTACAGAATATCATCATAGGCAACGATTTCTCGGCCTCTAAAAGGTACTTCTGAAACAGTGGAAGGACCATCATTACTACTCCTGGGGCTCACTATAGCTGAAGCAAGTTTATTACCTCTACCATGTCTGCTCAGAGGTACCTCGGCACGCAAAAGCTTTGATGAGGATGAGCCATTATCCTTGTTACCACCAAGCCCAACTCCTTGCCTCCATTGGGCAAGAGGATCAGTTGCCCATATCACCTGTACCTGCAACATATACACACTAATCTCAATACTCAAAAAGGCCAAGTAAAAGCCAAGAAACACTCCCCTTGTTGGTTTCTAAGAAAACAGATGAAAAGTACACTGTTTAgttttcaaagccaaatatGTATCAATCCAGATGCGATTTCATTGGGAAGCCGAAAGGTGGCTTAGATTGGTTCCTTCAGGTTCGAAACTCGGGCCAAAACTTAGCATTGAAAAATCCCAATTTCAGCTCTTTCTGTTCGAAAATGATTTCCGGTAAAGCTCCTAATATTTTAAGTAATGATCTGTTTGGGTACTTggaaaatagtgaaaaaaaaaatatcacttcAGATGCTTTGCATTCTATTAAAAGCaaacaaaacaaccaaattgagcctaattagtaattacccctcaacaaaacaaatgaataataatagTAACAAAACATAGGGTTCCAACTTAACTTCTGCTCTAATAAATTTTCTgtattttctcagcaaccaaacgcAGAAAAGTaacaacagagagagagagagagagagagagagagagagagagagagagagagtactttTTTGGAATCAACTGAGATGCCCAAAGAAGGGTCTTGGGCAGCGGCATAGGCGTCTTGGGCGGAGTCCTTGGCACGGTACATGACGTAGGCGGACCCATCGCCGTCGATTCGGATCCGGGAAATGGATCCATAGATTTCGAATCGGGACTTGACGTCTAGGACAGAGCAGTCCATGGGGAGCCCCATCACCACAAGCGGCGGCGCCGGAGCTGGCTTTGCGATGGGCTTGTCGACGAcgtcttcctcttcttcttgacGGGGATGGTGAGGCATAGGACGCAGGCGTTTGGCGAGGGAAGAGGTCGGGACATGGCGGGAGAGATGGGGTTTGTCCCGCTTTCGGTTTCGGCCCATGATTCGAAGCACCCTAGTACTCTACTCGGACACTACTACCGAGTACTACTTTACGTCTGAGTTCCGAGCTCTGAGGTGCCGGGGTTGAAGGACTTCACAGTCTTCACGACTTCACCGCACGTGCTGCTGAGTCCATAAGTTGAAGTTGATGAACTGAACTTCTCGTATGGTAGTGAATGTTTTACAGTAAAAATGCTACAATACAAAGTTCGGTTTTAtcgtataaaatttttatatcaaatttaaaattttcttttcgtcattataatttttttaaatttttatataaaatataataaataatttaattttttaattattttaaatattaaaataataataatattaacatttcttcttaaaattcaaaattatcaagTGACCAAAACAAACCATTAACTTTgagtgaaaaatatttaactataaattttatttcaaatttataatataaaattatttttatcgtaaaataaatttaataattaaaataaaattatatctatttataaatttaattttataaaatctttttatgattgtaatatttatccataaagaattattataaatttgggAGTAGCTTGTGTCCGGGCTGAGGCTTACACTCTCGAATCATTGGCTaccccttcatttttttttatcaattttacatTGAAGTGAACTATtccaaattaaattttttaaaagtaaaattctaaaatcttaATATACATTTCCTaaacttataaaaattctatttcagCCATTGTTGGAGTGGCAACTATCACCCTGAGAAACAGCCATTGTTACAGCCGATGAAAAATCTAATCTCGGTTCCTTAACATGCTATTTGAGTGCGCcaaaaagaaatggaagagtTCCAAATTCCAATGGCTTGTTCTGATGCTGTTTGTGGCTGTGCCTTTTCCTGGAACAGGAACATGGCCAGGAGCCATGGCAGCTTCGATCTATTCTCGAGATGCATGCCATTCTGGTCAGCTGTATCTGTAAATTTCTGTGGTGTTGCATTCATCAAAGTCATAGTCTCATAGATTAACAAACAACACATTTCTTACCCTCAATCTTTGAATTTATTGTTAGTCTTTGTGTCGAGGCTTAACACTGGCTTTTCTTTTCTATCTTGTAATGCTGCCTAAGATCCAAGAATCCTTTGGAGagaaattgtttttatatttgagatgagaaatGAAAAAGTAATCCTCCCTTGCAAATAGGATGTCGTAGTTTGAATTTGACCGTGAACGATGCCGGCCTGAATGACATTATCCCATGTTGTTGTAATCATATATCAGAGATCCACATAACCATTTACTGTACATCCAAATTCTCTCCGACGTATGATTCTTTTGTTCATGATTATAGGTGATTCATTGCATCTTTTACCATTTATGCTTAAATATCTGGGATATGAAAGATTAGCATCATTGTTGAACACAGATAGAAGGTTGAAGTAGTTTCTTTGATGGGCCACATTACCTTGATCTGATATTCTTCTTGTAGCATGCTTGTATGCCTAAGAATGCTTAGAGGTGGTTCATTGCATCTTTTAAGAATGCTGCGCTCCACTCCACGAACTCTAATCTTTCTAGGTTAGGTTTGCTAATGAAGCTAGTTCTAAATTCACTCTGTGTATGGACTATACTATTAAAGCAATCTTAGGCCCCGTTTGAATTTAGAATTGATGTcaacttatttcatcttatttaattaattattacaactttttcaaatttcatacaaaatataataaataattcaaaattttcaaatcacaaaatgtAAAACTTAACAGATGAAAgagtcaaaaaatatatttcatttatgtTAAGTGTATATAGCGTGTATGATTTTATAGACTCAGTAACTCTGTTCCTATatattagcaatttgaaaataaaaaataatacagctACAACGTAAACCAACGATCTGATGgatctttaaataatttaaatatgatgCGCACAATAGCAGTAACAGCAACGTAAACCGATTTTGGTTTGGTGGATCTTTGAATACTTCAACCTTTATTTctaatacaaaacaataatgatattaaaaaataatattataacaatattttatttaactttcattttaactcatctcatcttatctcaaatcGCTATCCAAATAACaccttagttttctttttcttcttttagttaCTTCATTAAACATCATTATTATTCAGCATTATTTGCCATCTGGTCTGTTAACTATCTTGATTTTGAATCAGTCATAGGCTGCTTTTTCCCTCATGCTTGTGTGTTAGCTCATGCATGCCACCATGGATGATACGGTGAAAACTTGTTCCAAATCTTGATCTGAATGCAGCTTTATAGCTATGCCTGTCaatagttgggtaatttaaccTGACAAGTTGATTGCAAGTGTATACTAGAAGTCAGACTTCTTcgtcatttcattttttaatgatattctaCGAAGAAAAACTATATTCATTATTCCTATATTACAtacctattttattttttacctttttattttttttttcttactaagtGTGTAGTGTAGAAGAACTTCTTTAATTTaacagaaataaaataaaaaataagtctGATATGCGGCGTAGATAACTAGATAGAAGTCTCAttctacacaaaaaaaaaaaaaggtttggtCTGTGGAAATTTCAATTAGATGTGAAGCCATGCTTTAGAATAGTGGGGTTTTGGTCATCTTTTATGGGCTACATAGAGCCCAGAGGTCTTTCATGGGCTGCTAAAATAATATTCCCTAATTTCGGGGTTCAAGAGATCGCATGTATGTGCTTAACTTTATTTTGATCTTCAAATGACACCTCTTTGGGATAAGGTCCCAAAGACGtgcattttttagttttaaatgtgCTTAAGAAATGTTGAACTACCATGAAAGATGTAAAGATGCAGCGAGGTTAGTCTATCACAAATGCTTAACCGCTTgctattattagatatttttgaAGTACGAAATTTCGAGATATTCTTTTCTTATTATAAGATGTAATGTCAATTACAGTGtataatatgataagatgagaatatcACAttattcatatttcaaaattatatattaattttcttcatAGAATATAAGTTAGGCTCATGCCATTTTTAGTACACGAGAGAAGCATGGCAAGGCCGATCGGCTGGGATGTATTTGGTTCTAGATCAAGTGCATTAGGAGCACGAATGATCCATAAGAGATATTCCCAAAGTTTAAAGTTGATAGAAGATcgtaatataaaatatgagtATTGATATTCTAGGGTACCTACACCACGCATTGTTTACAttggtataatttgatttgaaacataaattttaaaatttgaatcttacaaatcaaatcttataatttaaGTTATGTGGACAATGTCCTCTACACAATCGATCGATAATAGAATAAATCATATGGTGATGCATTAGTGGAGGGGGAAGATTCTGCATTCCattgttgagaatttttctttatcctATGATCCTATCCCACCACaagataataaatcatattgTTAACGTGTTAAtgaataattgaattttttttttctaatttctgttaatatctatattttaaaGACAATGAAagataataatgaaaataaagggatagtaaaaaaaataaattttaataaaattctttagGTGTCAAAGGAAAAGAGATCCATCCCGACGCATTTCTCTTGATCCCATCAATTGATACGAGtgataatgagagagagaataagtttcataaaaattaatgtaattatgtaaattgctaaatttactttataataaaataaactttacaatctaatatgTTATATTAAGACACTTAAGTTTATAAACTTACTTTTATAAAACTTGttctttgataaaaataaaataaattaaattacaaaaatttatttataaaccaaattcttttcacataaaataaataagagaggCAAAACGGAAACATCAAACAACAACTCAGAACAAGGGATAAAAATCCACTAAACGCTCGCAAGAATACACACTCTTTGCTTTTAGGCAAATGTTCACATCTAAGCCGAACTTCGTACTCACCACCTAGTGTGATCGAGTCATCTCCTGCCTAACTCTACAAGCCAAGCTTTGCGCTTGCCACCTAGCATGGGTCAAGTCATTCCCTACCTAGCCCTATAAGCCAAGCCCCACGCTTAGGGATCATCATGGTTTTGACAAACGAAAGGACAATGACCAATTTTcgaagtttttttttccttataggTTGCTTGATTTGAAGATTATCAAGGTACTCTTTTTTAGCAAGGTGCCTTAAGAATCGCATGGTAACTTGAAGGAGTAAAATGTCTTTAGCCCAAATGGCATCCAAGGCCTAGCCCAAATGAGAGCTTTCATAAAAAAGGAAGTGAGAGAGGAAGACAAGGGAACAAGGATAGGACAAGAGGTGAAGGGAAGtaagaggaaaaaaggaaagTGACTgtaaaaatgaagggaaaagagagagaatggggGTCAAGCACACAAAGGGGGTAGCGAAGAGACATAAAGCAACCACTGATAGGGGCTTGATAAGGAGGGATTTGAGATAAGATATCAGGAGACTTCTGGGGGATAGAATGCAAGAGCTTTTTCAACCTTTAGACAAaagtttcaattttatttatttttctccaaGCAACAGGGGTTACCAACCCATTTGTTCAGTGAGCTACGAGTAGAGGTCTAATCGGTTCGGTTTAATCtgattttgtataaattttgaaaCCATATTGGTATACACCAGTTTTACATTTTCAAGAACCGATCCCAGACTGATTATCCTCATAAACCGATAGTTCTGGTTTTGGTTTGGTCCGCTCTGGTTTTCTagttttatgtttatatatagacttaaagtggattactaatactaatatgcatttatcaaatattcaaaaaaatatgttgagaatttattagaccataaaatataattaatagattttttttattattaataacatatgatcaaacaaattacAAAGATCTTAGATCTTATgttgtaaattataatatataattagttcttatgtgatatataattatatataaaaaattcatatataattatatataaaaaatatataaataaaatatcttatataatattcaaaattaatttatatatatatatatatatatattttacaaccaATCTAGTCCCAGATTGCAAGAAACCAAAACCGTACCATTCCGGCTGATTTGCAAAAAATAGGAACGGTCCCCGAAAAGGACCGGTTATACATCAACCAAATCGAATTGGTCCGGTCTGATTCGGGCTGGTCCACCGATTTTTTGATCCAAACTTTCACCCCTAGCTATTAGAGATaatgagagactgtaaaatatatcatttagaATGGATTTTCCTTTCAAATGATCCATGAACTTATGCCATGTGCCAAATTACGTAAATCTAtatgtcttattttttatttaaatttatttttttattttctatttattaaaatagaTGTATGTATGAACATGATACCGTCACTCACTCTGAACCACTGTCGTTGGCTCCAAACAACACTAACCAAGGCCCGAACCGTCACTGTGGGTCATGAAtgactttctctctcttctagccagtttcttaaaaaaaaaatcttaataataattttataatataatatatcatattaaatcatcttataaatatttttataaattttcaattgcatttcaatttttaattgatAGGATCATCACATCCTTGTCACTTGTCAGTACTTCTATGCGTTCGGTGGTCTTAACAGTTTACACCCTCTACTCCACGGCTccacttttttttgtttggttttttagTTATGAGAAACACGGCTCCACTTCTAGAAGCAACAAAATAACGTTGCATAAAAGGTTCAGACTTTAGAGATCGTGTCCTATTCAAAGGAGCACCAAAACAATGGACTAGCAGCCAATTCCACATTGGGATTCTTTCTTTACAAACAAATGAAGGGGCCCAACCCCATCAATCCTGCTATGATTGCCTGTCTAGATTTGCATAGCACGTTCTACCTGgacacgtggatggttcaggAGAACACATTCGATACCAATTACATCAAATAGCCGGCCAAATGTCTCCCAATTTgactattataaatttttatttcattattataattttttttaaaattttatacaaaatataataaataatttacttttttcttaatcttttcaaattctaaaataataataatattatatattttatattaaaattcaaaattctcgtatcaaaattttcaatgacCAAACCGTTTCCTAAGTTTGAATTTATACTTGAATCATATTATTGTTgggtgtaaattttttttaatagagtttcattcatttataaaaaataatagttataaCTTCTAACCTGAGAAATAtaagttaaattttaaattttctaacTCTCAAATATACAAATTTCTTTTTGACTAGCAAGGTCTTCTCCAGCACCTCCAGACTAATAGTCTGAAAGGCAAATCTGTCTTAGAACACTGTC from Carya illinoinensis cultivar Pawnee chromosome 6, C.illinoinensisPawnee_v1, whole genome shotgun sequence includes:
- the LOC122313747 gene encoding uncharacterized protein At1g27050-like, giving the protein MGRNRKRDKPHLSRHVPTSSLAKRLRPMPHHPRQEEEEDVVDKPIAKPAPAPPLVVMGLPMDCSVLDVKSRFEIYGSISRIRIDGDGSAYVMYRAKDSAQDAYAAAQDPSLGISVDSKKVQVIWATDPLAQWRQGVGLGGNKDNGSSSSKLLRAEVPLSRHGRGNKLASAIVSPRSSNDGPSTVSEVPFRGREIVAYDDIL